The following coding sequences are from one Nicotiana tomentosiformis chromosome 3, ASM39032v3, whole genome shotgun sequence window:
- the LOC104120436 gene encoding pentatricopeptide repeat-containing protein At2g13600-like yields the protein MLISKFRKLTTLHETRISIHNNEPSFSTFTSKKNYRSLVTMSFTWDKNQEEEESKYSNILRQCVKTSKLDNAKAIHAKLLKNSGSVSSLYLHNHLLNAYVKCGDTVNGLKLFDEMPQKNVVSWTALIAGFVQKGFPIEAFSLFTRMHQSGTKPNEFTFVSALHACSFEDRLNLTHAYQVYGLITRLGFESNVYLVNAFLTALIRHGRLGEALKVFDWCLNKDIVTWNAMLGGCMQSCCSEVPRLWYRMIREGLVPDNFSFASVLTGLAELLDLDLGIQVHGQLVKSGHGSEMCVGNSLVDMYLKNRSLAEGFKAFEEIPLKDVCSWTQMAAGCLNCDEPIEALRVIGEMRRAGVMPNKFTLATAFSSCANTVSFQEGEKVHGLRIKLGDDIDVCVDNAMLDMYVKCGCMDGAFMAFRSMGEHTTVSWTTMIMGYAQNGYPKKALETFNQMREDGAEPNYITFICVIYACSQGGLIDEGWKYFTSMSHDYGILPGEDHYACMVNLLGRAGRIREAEKLILSMPFQPGLLVWQTLLGASRLHGDMEAAKRAAERALQVDRVDPSIYVLLSNTFAGLQNWDGVGTLRELMQSRDVKKVPGSSWL from the coding sequence ATGCTTATTTCTAAATTCAGAAAGCTCACAACTTTACATGAAACACGAATTAGTATCCATAATAATGAACCGTCTTTCTCTACATTTACATCAAAGAAAAACTACAGATCGCTTGTCACTATGTCATTCACATGGGACAAGAACCAGGAGGAGGAGGAGAGCAAGTATTCAAATATACTGCGTCAATGTGTGAAGACATCAAAATTGGATAACGCGAAAGCCATTCACGCGAAACTACTGAAAAACTCAGGCAGCGTGTCTTCGCTATACTTGCACAACCATCTTTTAAATGCTTATGTGAAATGTGGGGACACGGTCAATGGACTCAAACTGTTTGATGAAATGCCTCAGAAAAATGTAGTATCTTGGACTGCCCTCATTGCTGGCTTTGTGCAGAAGGGATTTCCTATTGAAGCTTTCTCTTTGTTTACCCGTATGCACCAGAGTGGAACGAAGCCTAATGAGTTCACTTTTGTGAGCGCTCTCCATGCTTGCTCGTTTGAGGATAGATTAAACTTGACTCATGCATACCAAGTTTACGGCCTAATCACAAGACTTGGGTTTGAGTCTAATGTTTACTTAGTGAATGCTTTTTTGACAGCTTTGATAAGGCACGGTAGATTAGGTGAAGCATTGAAGGTTTTTGATTGGTGTTTAAATAAAGATATTGTGACTTGGAATGCGATGCTAGGTGGCTGCATGCAATCTTGTTGCTCGGAGGTGCCAAGGCTTTGGTACAGGATGATCAGGGAAGGACTTGTACCAGATAACTTCAGTTTTGCTAGTGTTCTTACTGGGTTGGCGGAGCTTTTGGATCTTGATTTGGGCATCCAAGTTCATGGCCAACTTGTTAAGTCTGGTCATGGAAGTGAAATGTGTGTAGGGAACTCTTTGGTGGATATGTATTTGAAAAATCGAAGCTTGGCTGAGGGTTTCAAAGCATTCGAGGAGATCCCTTTAAAAGACGTTTGTTCCTGGACGCAGATGGCAGCAGGGTGTTTGAACTGTGACGAGCCAATTGAAGCTCTCAGGGTCATTGGAGAAATGAGAAGGGCAGGAGTGATGCCGAATAAGTTTACTCTAGCAACTGCTTTTAGTTCATGTGCCAATACAGTGTCTTTCCAAGAAGGGGAGAAAGTTCATGGCTTGCGGATCAAACTTGGGGATGACATTGATGTCTGTGTAGATAATGCAATGCTTGACATGTACGTGAAATGTGGTTGCATGGATGGTGCATTCATGGCTTTTCGATCAATGGGCGAACACACTACTGTTTCATGGACCACTATGATTATGGGTTATGCGCAAAATGGATATCCCAAAAAAGCTCTTGAAACTTTCAATCAGATGAGGGAGGATGGGGCAGAGCCTAACTATATTACCTTCATATGTGTGATTTATGCTTGCAGCCAAGGAGGACTTATTGACGAGGGATGGAAGTATTTCACTTCAATGAGTCATGACTATGGTATTCTCCCTGGAGAAGATCACTACGCTTGTATGGTTAACCTCCTCGGACGTGCTGGCCGCATTAGAGAAGCTGAGAAATTAATCTTAAGCATGCCATTTCAACCAGGTTTGTTGGTCTGGCAAACCTTGCTTGGAGCATCTCGGCTTCATGGGGATATGGAAGCTGCAAAACGAGCAGCAGAACGAGCATTACAAGTCGACAGAGTTGATCCTTCAATCTACGTGTTACTGTCCAACACATTTGCTGGTCTGCAGAACTGGGATGGTGTTGGAACTTTGCGGGAACTGATGCAAAGTAGGGATGTCAAGAAAGTGCCTGGCTCTAGTTGGCTTTAA
- the LOC104120437 gene encoding E3 ubiquitin-protein ligase RING1-like — translation MSSPRTFGSGGGGGGATGNQPQNYHCYQCEQTVTITPSPNSELTCPNCNGTFLEESETAPPPSNPNNPDNFPFFSAATTDDLPFGGGGFPIAFSSSAASPAGGAVALDDLSALLSGISGGAGGAAFPSRSPHQFDPFAFLNNYVSTMRAGGANIQLIFENHPGGGGGGGEFRFPGNFGDYFHGPGLEQLIQQLAENDPNRYGAPPAAKSAVAGLPDIKITVELLDSDSSQCAVCKDTFELGEEAKQIPCKHIYHKDCILPWLELHNSCPVCRYELPTDDPDYENRRTSQQQNANSNANNSSNNNTNNNNNTGWVFGGSEGGGENQENSHTPRTVEGRLRIPLQWLFRGLGSPAETSNSGGTSGNDTNNRNNDNNRTSNNARGEESNPGSGGQARQEDLD, via the coding sequence ATGTCGTCGCCCAGAACTTTTGGTAGCGGTGGTGGAGGAGGCGGTGCTACCGGCAATCAACCGCAGAATTATCACTGCTACCAATGTGAACAGACAGTCACCATTACGCCATCGCCAAACTCCGAACTCACATGCCCTAATTGCAACGGTACGTTTCTAGAAGAATCCGAAACCGCTCCACCACCTTCTAACCCTAATAATCCCGATAATTTTCCCTTCTTCTCCGCCGCCACTACCGATGACCTTCCCTTCGGCGGCGGTGGCTTTCCGATTGCTTTCTCCTCCAGTGCCGCTTCCCCTGCCGGCGGTGCCGTCGCTTTGGATGATCTCTCCGCGCTACTCAGCGGTATCTCTGGTGGTGCCGGCGGTGCCGCCTTCCCCAGTCGATCCCCCCATCAATTCGATCCATTCGCTTTCCTCAACAACTATGTGAGTACTATGAGGGCCGGTGGTGCTAATATTCAGTTAATCTTTGAGAACCATCCTGGCGGTGGCGGTGGTGGTGGTGAGTTTAGGTTTCCGGGGAATTTCGGTGACTATTTCCATGGGCCTGGGCTTGAACAATTGATCCAACAGCTTGCGGAGAATGATCCAAACCGTTACGGTGCACCTCCAGCTGCGAAATCGGCTGTTGCTGGGCTTCCGGATATTAAGATCACAGTGGAGTTGTTGGATTCTGATTCATCTCAATGTGCTGTTTGTAAAGATACTTTTGAACTCGGTGAGGAAGCGAAGCAGATACCTTGCAAACATATATACCACAAGGACTGTATATTGCCATGGCTGGAGTTGCACAATTCTTGCCCCGTTTGTCGCTATGAATTGCCCACCGATGATCCTGATTATGAGAATAGGAGAACATCACAACAGCAGAATGCAAATTCGAATGCCAATAATAGTAGCAATAacaataccaacaacaacaataatactgGTTGGGTATTTGGGGGTTCAGAAGGTGGTGGGGAAAATCAGGAGAATTCTCATACACCTAGGACAGTTGAGGGGAGGCTTAGGATACCATTACAATGGCTTTTCAGGGGACTTGGATCACCTGCTGAGACGAGCAATAGTGGAGGAACGAGCGGCAATGATACTAACAATAGAAACAACGACAACAACCGTACGAGCAACAATGCTCGTGGTGAGGAGTCAAATCCAGGTTCTGGAGGGCAAGCACGGCAGGAGGATCTCGATTAA
- the LOC104120438 gene encoding dolichyl-diphosphooligosaccharide--protein glycosyltransferase subunit STT3B, with protein MVAKMEKATDLLSSPQSLFSLKSLKLKTKQQELLIRISILCLVYILAFITRLFSVLRYESMIHEFDPYFNYRTTLYLTQKGFYEFWNWFDSESWYPLGRIIGGTLYPGLMVTAAFIYWILRFLRFAVHIREVCVLTAPFFASNTTLVAYFFGKELWDSGAGLVAAALIAICPGYISRSVAGSYDNEAVAIFALLLTFYLFVKAVKGGSLAWSLASAFGYFYMVSAWGGYIFIINLIPLYVLVLLVTGRYSMRLYVAYNCMYILGMLLAMQIRFVGFQHVQSGEHMAAMGVFFLMQVFYFLDWVKHLLNDQKLFQAFLRITLTCAISVGAIALGVGTASGYISPWTGRFYSLLDPTYAKDHIPIIASVSEHQPTAWSSFMFDFHILLILFPAGLYFCFKRLSDATIFIVMYGLTSMYFAGVMVRLILVATPAVCLISAIAVSATIKNLSQLVRTKTKPTQGGSGIGTTSAKTSSKGALDQSLPYQRNGAIALLVGAFYLLTRYAIHCTWVTSEAYSSPSIVLAARGAHGNRVIFDDYREAYFWLRQNTPSDAKVMSWWDYGYQITAMGNRTVIVDNNTWNNTHIATVGRAMSSYEDEAYEIMRSLDVDYVLVVFGGVTGYSSDDINKFLWMVRIGGGVFPVIKEPDYLVNGEYRVDKGAAPKMLNCLMYKLSYYRFGELTTEYGKPPGYDRARGVEIGNKDIKLEYLEEAYTTSNWIVRIYKVKPPKNRW; from the exons ATGGTAGCGAAAATGGAGAAAGCAACGGATCTGCTCTCATCACCACAGTCACTGTTCTCACTCAAATCGCTAAAGCTGAAAACGAAGCAACAGGAGCTACTGATTCGGATTTCGATCCTATGCCTCGTCTACATTTTGGCATTTATCACTCGGCTATTCAGTGTGCTAAGATACGAGAGCATGATCCACGAATTTGATCCCTATTTCAATTACAGAACGACTTTGTACTTGACTCAGAAAGGTTTTTACGAGTTCTGGAACTGGTTTGACTCGGAGAGTTGGTATCCACTTGGACGTATCATTGGTGGTACGCTTTACCCAGGCCTTATGGTCACTGCTGCCTTCATCTACTGGATACTGAGATTCCTCAG GTTTGCTGTCCATATTCGTGAGGTTTGTGTGCTCACAGCGCCGTTCTTTGCTTCCAACACAACCCTTGTTGCTTACTTCTTTGGGAAAGAGTTATGGGATTCGGGTGCCGGGCTTGTGGCTGCAGCATTGATTGCTATCTGCCCTGGTTACATCTCAAGGTCGGTGGCTGGATCATATGACAATGAAGCGGTTGCAATATTTGCTCTGTTGCTTACTTTCTATTTATTCGTTAAGGCAGTGAAAGGAGGTTCACTTGCTTGGTCTCTGGCCTCAGCTTTTGGGTACTTCTACATGGTTTCAGCTTGGGGTGGTTATATCTTTATCATTAATCTAATCCCACTGTATGTGCTGGTACTCTTGGTTACTGGGAGATATTCAATGAGGCTATATGTTGCTTACAACTGCATGTACATTTTAGGAATGTTGCTAGCCATGCAAATTCGTTTTGTGGGTTTTCAGCATGTACAGTCCGGAGAACATATGGCAGCAATGGGAGTGTTTTTCTTGATGCAG GTGTTTTATTTCTTGGATTGGGTAAAGCATCTACTGAATGATCAGAAGTTGTTTCAAGCTTTCTTAAGGATAACATTGACTTGTGCTATAAGTGTGGGTGCCATTGCTCTTGGAGTTGGCACTGCTTCCGGTTATATCTCTCCATGGACTGGTCGGTTTTACTCACTTCTGGATCCAACTTACGCGAAAGACCACATTCCCATTATTGCTTCTGTTTCTGAGCATCAGCCAACCGCATGGTCATCTTTCATGTTTGATTTCCATATATTGCTAATCCTTTTCCCTGCGGGTCTGTATTTCTGCTTCAAACGACTGTCAGATGCTACTATATTTATCGTGATGTACGGTCTCACCAGCATGTACTTCGCTGGAGTCATGGTTCGATTGATTCTTGTTGCCACACCTGCAGTATGCCTCATCAGTGCTATTGCTGTCTCAGCAACTATCAAGAATTTAAGTCAGTTGGTGAGGACAAAAACTAAACCTACTCAAGGTGGCTCCGGTATAGGAACAACTAGTGCAAAGACTTCCTCAAAG GGTGCGCTTGATCAATCTTTGCCCTACCAAAGAAATGGAGCAATTGCATTGCTTGTTGGTGCTTTCTATTTACTGACTAGATATGCAATCCATTGTACCTGGGTGACGTCAGAGGCATACTCATCCCCCTCCATTGTCCTAGCTGCAAGGGGTGCCCATGGGAATAGGGTTATCTTCGATGACTACCGTGAAGCATATTTTTGGCTGAGGCAGAACACTCCTTCGGATGCTAAGGTGATGTCTTGGTGGGATTATGGTTATCAGATCACTGCCATGGGAAACAGGACTGTCATTGTAGATAATAATACCTGGAACAACACACATATAGCTACAGTTGGACGAGCGATGTCATCTTATGAGGATGAAGCATATGAGATAATGAGATCACTGGATGTGGATTATGTATTGGTTGTGTTTGGAGGTGTAACTGGGTATTCATCGGATGACATAAACAA ATTCTTGTGGATGGTGAGAATAGGTGGTGGAGTTTTTCCTGTCATCAAAGAACCAGATTACCTTGTTAATGGCGAGTATCGTGTTGATAAAGGTGCTGCCCCTAAGATGTTGAACTGTCTAAT GTACAAGCTATCTTATTATCGCTTTGGGGAGCTGACTACAGAATATGGCAAGCCTCCTGG ATATGATAGAGCTAGGGGAGTTGAAATAGGGAACAAGGACATCAAGCTTGAATACTTGGAAGAGGCGTACACGACTTCTAATTGGATAGTGCGAATTTATAAAGTCAAACCGCCCAAGAACAGGTGGTAA
- the LOC104120439 gene encoding uncharacterized protein — MSNLSKLEFMALDISWNNYLTWVLDAEIHLDARGLGDIIKEENEVSSHDKAKAMIFLRHHLDEGLKSEYLTLKDPFQLWTSLKERYDHLKATLLPRTRREWMHLRLQDYKTISEYNSAVYRIIFELKLCGKLMNDEDMLEKTLSTFRASNMVLYQQYREKGFKKYSELISFLLVAEQHNALLMKNHEAHPTGSAPFSEANLGTIDPKSEKR; from the coding sequence ATGTCGAATTTGTCAAAGCTTGAATTTATGGCACTTGACATCTCTTGGAATAACTATTTGACATGGgtacttgatgctgaaattcaccttGACGCTAGAGGTCTTGGTGACATTattaaagaagaaaatgaagTATCAAGTCACGATAAGGCGAAAGCCATGATTTTTCTTCGCCATCATCTCGATGAAGGGTTAAAAAGTGAATATTTAACCTTGAAAGATCCATTTCAATTGTGGACTAGTTTGAAGGAACGATATGACCACCTAAAAGCCACGTTATTGCCAAGAACTCGTCGTGAGTGGATGCACTTACGACTACAAGATTATAAGACCATAAGTGAATATAATTCTGCTGTATATAGGATAATTTTCGAACTAAAATTATGTGGGAAACTTATGAATGATGAGGACATGCTGGAAAAGACTCTTTCCACTTTTCGTGCCTCAAATATGGTGTTATATCAGCAATACCGTGAAAAGGGCTTTAAGAAATATTCTGAGTTAATTTCATTCCTTTTGGTGGCTGAACAACATAATGCccttttaatgaaaaatcatgaagcccACCCCACTGGATCAGCTCCATTTTCAGAAGCGAATCTGGGAACGATAGATCCAAAGTctgaaaaaagataa